One segment of Carya illinoinensis cultivar Pawnee chromosome 1, C.illinoinensisPawnee_v1, whole genome shotgun sequence DNA contains the following:
- the LOC122274433 gene encoding BI1-like protein, protein MYGYAGVSTKGREEVDLESGQTLYPGLSPGENQLRWGFIRKVYGILAAQLVLTTIVSSVTVLSPPVNDLLRGNSGLLLFLMFLPLVLLWPLYMYQQKHPLNFIFLGLFTMSLSLTVGVSCANTDGKLVLEALILTSAVVSSLTGYTFWASKKGKDFSYLGPILFTSLFVLILTGFIQMFFPLGSTSVAIYGAIGAIIFSGYIVYDTDNLIKRYTYDEYIWASVNLYLDVLNLFLSILRMLRQGNN, encoded by the exons atGTACGGGTACGCGGGTGTTAGCACGAAGGGTCGCGAAGAGGTAGACCTAGAGTCCGGTCAGACCCTGTACCCTGGTCTTAGCCCCGGCGAGAACCAGCTCCGATGGGGTTTTATCCGCAAGGTCTACGGTATTCTCGCTGCCCAGCTCGTCCTCACGACCATCGTCTCTTCCGTCACCGTTCTCTCACCTCCCGTCAACGATCTCCTCCGGGGAAATTCCGGGTTGTTGCTCTTCCTCATGTTCCTTCCCCTCGTCT TGTTGTGGCCCCTGTATATGTATCAACAAAAGCATCCCCTGAACTTCATCTTCCTCGGACTCTTCACCATGTCGCTGAGCCTCACAGTTGGTGTAAGCTGTGCGAACACGGATG GAAAACTTGTGCTTGAAGCATTAATTTTAACCTCAGCTGTCGTTTCCTCCTTAACTGGTTACACCTTCTGGGCATCTAAGAAGGGCAAGGACTTCAGCTATCTTGGACCAATCTTATTCACCAGCCTCTTTGTCCTTATCCTTACTGGTTTTATCCAG ATGTTCTTCCCACTTGGCTCGACATCTGTTGCGATTTATGGTGCAATTGGTGCCATAATTTTCTCGGGCTACATCGTTTATGACACCGACAACCTAATCAAGCGCTACACTTATGATGAGTACATTTGGGCCTCCGTCAATCTTTATCTCGACGTCCTGAACCTGTTCCTTTCCATTTTACGGATGCTGAGACAGGGCAACAATTAG